One stretch of Variovorax sp. TBS-050B DNA includes these proteins:
- a CDS encoding LysR family transcriptional regulator: MDQLQDIRAFVAIVDLGSQSAAARQLGRSVQSISRSLGVLERSLGVQLIRRTTRRSSTTEVGRSYYRRVQAALAELDAAGAEASSQLDAPRGLLRVAAPVQFAASYVVPLVAAFMQRYPGMEVDLTASDRFVDLIEGDIDLAIRAGELPDSELAARRLGALRLVVFGAPAYFARHGRPERPEDLASHQCLVRTTHGNDAHWPFSVDGRLARVKVSGRFRADSTSALYAAVTAGMGLFRTPLWQIRPLLDSGQAELVLTGFEAPPLPLHAVWPAARGSFARAKLFADFAAEHLPPL, translated from the coding sequence ATGGACCAGCTGCAGGACATCCGCGCCTTCGTCGCCATCGTCGACCTGGGCAGCCAGAGCGCGGCGGCGCGCCAACTCGGGCGCTCGGTGCAGTCCATCAGCCGCTCGCTGGGCGTGCTCGAGCGCAGCCTCGGGGTCCAGCTGATCCGGCGCACCACGCGGCGTTCGTCGACCACCGAGGTGGGGCGCAGCTACTACCGCCGCGTGCAGGCCGCGCTGGCCGAACTCGACGCGGCGGGCGCCGAGGCCAGCAGCCAGCTCGATGCGCCGCGCGGCCTGCTGCGCGTGGCGGCGCCGGTGCAGTTCGCGGCGTCGTACGTGGTGCCGCTGGTGGCGGCGTTCATGCAGCGCTATCCGGGCATGGAGGTGGACCTCACCGCGTCCGACCGCTTCGTGGACCTGATCGAGGGCGACATCGACCTTGCGATCCGCGCCGGCGAGCTGCCGGATTCGGAGCTCGCGGCCCGCCGGCTCGGCGCGCTGCGGCTGGTGGTGTTCGGCGCACCCGCGTACTTCGCGCGGCACGGCCGGCCCGAGCGCCCGGAAGACCTGGCATCGCACCAGTGCCTGGTGCGCACCACGCACGGCAACGATGCGCACTGGCCCTTCAGCGTCGACGGCCGGCTCGCGCGCGTGAAGGTGTCGGGGCGGTTCCGCGCCGACAGCACGAGCGCGCTCTATGCCGCGGTCACCGCCGGCATGGGCCTGTTCCGCACGCCGCTGTGGCAGATCCGGCCGCTGCTCGACAGCGGGCAGGCCGAGCTGGTGCTCACCGGGTTCGAAGCGCCGCCGCTCCCGCTGCATGCGGTGTGGCCGGCGGCGCGCGGCAGTTTCGCGCGCGCGAAGCTGTTCGCCGATTTCGCGGCGGAGCACCTGCCGCCGCTCTGA
- a CDS encoding DUF2798 domain-containing protein, whose protein sequence is METTTPASTAMRTRRLPARYAGILMPLLLSVFMSCIVAGISTLKSVGFHPGLLPQWMAAWGVSWLVAFPSLLVVLPLVRRLVAAMVQPAPR, encoded by the coding sequence ATGGAAACAACCACACCCGCCTCCACCGCCATGCGCACGCGCCGGCTGCCGGCGCGCTATGCGGGCATCCTGATGCCGCTGCTGCTCTCGGTCTTCATGTCCTGCATCGTCGCGGGCATCTCCACGCTCAAGAGCGTGGGCTTCCATCCCGGTCTGCTGCCGCAGTGGATGGCGGCCTGGGGCGTCTCGTGGCTGGTGGCCTTTCCCTCGCTGCTCGTGGTGCTGCCGCTGGTGCGTCGGCTCGTGGCGGCGATGGTGCAACCGGCGCCGCGCTGA
- the mmsB gene encoding multiple monosaccharide ABC transporter permease produces MTPVDAAVTPPKLHAGFLKNNLREYGMLISLVAIMVLFQVLTDGTLLRPLNLTNLLLQNSYVVIMALGMLLVIVAGHIDLSVGSVCGFIGALAAVLMVEYEWHFVPAALVGILAGALIGAAQGWFVAYRKIPSFIVTLAGMLVFKGLTLALLAGQSVGPFPEAFQRLSSGFIPDPLGGEGGGLRTTSLILGAVAAAALIFFKLRGRSKLAAHGMETEPFAFFLVKNLFFAAIILFFSYLLSTYRGLPNVLIVMAVLIVAYDFVTNRTTVGRRIYALGGNEKAARLSGVKTQRLAFLTFVNMGALAALAGLVFAARLNTATPKAGLGFELDVIAACFIGGASASGGVGKVMGAVIGAFIMGVMNNGMSIMGIGIDYQQVIKGLVLLAAVFVDVYNKNK; encoded by the coding sequence ATGACCCCCGTCGACGCGGCGGTGACGCCTCCGAAGCTGCATGCCGGCTTCCTGAAGAACAACCTGCGCGAGTACGGCATGCTGATCTCGCTGGTCGCGATTATGGTGCTGTTCCAGGTGCTGACCGACGGCACCTTGCTGCGGCCGCTGAACCTGACCAACCTGCTGCTGCAGAACAGCTACGTCGTGATCATGGCGCTGGGCATGCTGCTGGTGATCGTGGCGGGGCACATCGACCTGTCGGTGGGTTCGGTCTGCGGCTTCATCGGCGCGCTGGCGGCGGTGCTGATGGTCGAGTACGAATGGCACTTCGTGCCGGCGGCGCTGGTCGGCATCCTGGCCGGTGCGCTGATCGGCGCCGCGCAGGGCTGGTTCGTGGCGTACCGCAAGATTCCGTCGTTCATCGTCACGCTCGCGGGCATGCTGGTGTTCAAGGGGCTGACGCTCGCGCTGCTCGCGGGGCAGTCGGTCGGACCGTTCCCCGAGGCCTTCCAGCGCCTGAGCTCGGGCTTCATCCCCGATCCGCTGGGCGGCGAGGGCGGCGGCCTGCGCACCACCTCGCTGATCCTCGGCGCGGTCGCGGCGGCGGCGCTGATCTTCTTCAAGCTGCGCGGTCGCTCGAAGCTCGCGGCGCACGGCATGGAGACGGAGCCCTTCGCCTTCTTCCTCGTGAAGAACCTGTTCTTCGCGGCCATCATCCTGTTCTTCAGCTACCTGCTGTCGACCTACCGGGGCCTGCCCAACGTGCTGATCGTGATGGCGGTGCTGATCGTGGCCTACGACTTCGTCACCAACCGCACGACCGTCGGCCGGCGCATCTACGCGCTCGGCGGCAACGAGAAGGCGGCGCGGCTGTCGGGCGTGAAGACGCAGCGCCTGGCCTTCCTGACCTTCGTGAACATGGGTGCGCTCGCGGCGCTCGCGGGCCTGGTGTTCGCGGCCCGGCTCAACACCGCCACGCCGAAGGCCGGCCTCGGCTTCGAGCTCGACGTGATCGCGGCCTGCTTCATCGGCGGCGCCTCGGCCTCGGGCGGCGTGGGCAAGGTCATGGGGGCGGTGATCGGCGCCTTCATCATGGGCGTGATGAACAACGGCATGTCGATCATGGGCATCGGCATCGACTACCAGCAGGTCATCAAGGGCCTGGTGCTGCTCGCGGCCGTGTTCGTCGACGTCTACAACAAGAACAAGTAG
- a CDS encoding ABC transporter substrate-binding protein, translating into MKLNRRTLNIALAAASLGSLLPAAALAQQKKIVLGFSQVGAESEWRTANTESIKSSAKEAGIELKFSDAQQKQENQIKAIRSFIAQKVDVIAFSPVVESGWETVLREAKAAKIPVVLTDRAVNTKDDSLYVTFMGSDFVEEGRKAGRWLVEKMKDQKGEVNIVELQGTVGSAPAIDRKKGFEEIIKADPKFKILRSQTGDFTRAKGKEVMEAFLKAEGKKINVLYAHNDDMAIGAIQAIEEAGLKPAKDITIISIDAVKGAFEAMIAGKLNVSVECSPLLGPQLMSAVKDIKAGKTLPKRIVTEEGIFPMEVAAKEFPNRKY; encoded by the coding sequence ATGAAACTCAACCGCCGCACACTCAACATCGCGCTCGCCGCCGCCTCGCTCGGCAGCCTGCTGCCGGCCGCCGCGCTCGCGCAGCAGAAGAAGATCGTCCTGGGCTTCAGCCAGGTCGGCGCCGAAAGCGAATGGCGCACCGCCAACACCGAGTCGATCAAGTCGTCGGCCAAGGAGGCCGGCATCGAGCTCAAGTTCTCCGATGCGCAGCAGAAGCAGGAGAACCAGATCAAGGCCATCCGCTCCTTCATCGCGCAGAAGGTCGACGTGATCGCCTTCTCGCCGGTGGTCGAGTCGGGCTGGGAGACGGTGCTGCGCGAGGCCAAGGCCGCCAAGATCCCGGTGGTGCTGACCGACCGCGCCGTCAACACCAAGGACGATTCGCTCTACGTGACCTTCATGGGCTCCGACTTCGTCGAGGAAGGCCGCAAGGCCGGCCGCTGGCTGGTCGAGAAGATGAAGGACCAGAAGGGCGAGGTCAACATCGTCGAGCTGCAGGGCACCGTGGGCTCGGCGCCCGCGATCGACCGCAAGAAGGGCTTCGAGGAGATCATCAAGGCCGACCCCAAGTTCAAGATCCTGCGCTCGCAGACCGGCGACTTCACGCGCGCCAAGGGCAAGGAGGTGATGGAAGCCTTCCTCAAGGCCGAGGGGAAGAAGATCAACGTGCTCTACGCGCACAACGACGACATGGCGATCGGCGCGATCCAGGCCATCGAGGAAGCGGGCCTGAAGCCCGCGAAGGACATCACCATCATCTCGATCGACGCCGTCAAGGGCGCCTTCGAGGCCATGATCGCCGGCAAGCTCAACGTGTCGGTCGAATGCAGCCCGCTGCTCGGGCCGCAGCTCATGAGCGCGGTCAAGGACATCAAGGCCGGCAAGACGCTGCCCAAGCGCATCGTGACCGAGGAAGGCATCTTCCCGATGGAAGTCGCCGCCAAGGAATTCCCCAACCGAAAGTACTGA
- the chvE gene encoding multiple monosaccharide ABC transporter substrate-binding protein → MKRSNFLKASMAVVALAAAGLAPLAQAQDKGLIAISMPTKSSARWIADGANMVKYFKEKGYKTDLQYADDDIPNQLAQIENMVTKGSKVLVIAAIDGSTLSDVLQKAADKGVKVIAYDRLIKGSKNVDYYATFDNFQVGVLQAQSIEAALGLKSGKGPFNIELFGGSPDDNNAFFFYNGAMSVLDPYIKSGKLVVRSKQMGMDKVGTLRWDGAVAQARMDNLLSAFYTKDRVDAVLSPYDGLSIGIISSLKGVGYGSASQPMPVVSGQDAEIPSVKSILRKEQTSTVFKDTRELAKVTVAMVDAMLSGKTPEVNDTKTYNNGVKVVPSYLLKPVSVDGGNWKQVLVDSGYYKENQVK, encoded by the coding sequence ATGAAACGTAGCAACTTCCTCAAGGCCTCGATGGCCGTCGTCGCGCTCGCCGCCGCGGGTCTCGCGCCGCTCGCGCAGGCGCAGGACAAGGGCCTGATCGCGATCTCGATGCCGACCAAGTCGTCGGCACGCTGGATCGCCGACGGCGCCAACATGGTCAAGTACTTCAAGGAGAAGGGCTACAAGACCGACCTGCAGTACGCCGACGACGACATCCCGAACCAGCTCGCGCAGATCGAGAACATGGTGACCAAGGGCTCCAAGGTGCTGGTCATCGCGGCGATCGACGGCTCCACGCTGTCGGACGTGCTGCAGAAGGCGGCCGACAAGGGCGTGAAGGTCATCGCCTACGACCGGCTCATCAAGGGCTCGAAGAACGTCGACTACTACGCCACCTTCGACAACTTCCAGGTCGGCGTGCTGCAGGCGCAGTCGATCGAGGCGGCGCTGGGCCTGAAGAGCGGCAAGGGCCCGTTCAACATCGAGCTGTTCGGCGGCTCGCCCGACGACAACAACGCCTTCTTCTTCTACAACGGCGCGATGTCGGTGCTCGACCCCTACATCAAGAGCGGCAAGCTCGTGGTGCGCAGCAAGCAGATGGGCATGGACAAGGTGGGCACGCTGCGCTGGGACGGCGCGGTGGCGCAGGCGCGCATGGACAACCTGCTGTCGGCCTTCTACACCAAGGACCGCGTGGATGCGGTGCTCTCGCCCTACGACGGGCTCTCGATCGGCATCATCTCCTCGCTCAAGGGCGTGGGCTACGGCTCGGCCTCGCAGCCGATGCCGGTGGTCTCGGGCCAGGACGCCGAGATCCCCTCGGTCAAGTCGATCCTGCGCAAGGAGCAGACCTCGACCGTGTTCAAGGACACGCGCGAGCTCGCCAAGGTCACGGTGGCCATGGTCGACGCGATGCTCTCGGGCAAGACGCCCGAGGTGAACGACACCAAGACCTACAACAACGGCGTCAAGGTGGTGCCCTCGTACCTGCTCAAGCCCGTCAGCGTGGATGGCGGCAACTGGAAGCAGGTGCTGGTCGACAGCGGCTACTACAAGGAAAACCAGGTCAAGTGA
- a CDS encoding SMP-30/gluconolactonase/LRE family protein, whose product MALSAPTILGTPECLWPADAALGEGTVWSQREQVLYWIDILEGRLHRHDPRGGERRSWQFDEEITALAERAEAPGLIVTMRRGFALFDPALDAAPRYLHRPEPERAGNRFNDGKCDRQGRFWAGSMDFDCQAPTGALYRFDADGSCTRHDDGFAVTNGPTWSLDERTMYFNATVEGCIYAYDFDAAAGTVRNKRVWLRFGEGEGLPDGMTTDAAGRLWIARWGGHCVSCHDPESGAELARITLPASQVTDCAFGGEDLCTLYISTARTGLSDPALAAEPLAGGLFSVRIGSPGLPAALFAG is encoded by the coding sequence ATGGCCCTCAGTGCCCCCACCATCCTCGGCACGCCCGAATGCCTCTGGCCCGCCGATGCCGCCCTCGGCGAAGGCACGGTCTGGTCGCAGCGCGAACAGGTGCTCTACTGGATCGACATCCTCGAAGGCCGGCTCCATCGCCACGACCCGCGCGGCGGCGAGCGCCGCAGCTGGCAGTTCGACGAGGAGATCACCGCGCTGGCCGAACGCGCCGAGGCGCCCGGGCTGATCGTCACCATGCGCCGCGGCTTCGCGCTGTTCGATCCGGCGCTGGATGCGGCGCCGCGCTACCTGCACCGGCCCGAGCCCGAGCGCGCCGGCAACCGCTTCAACGACGGCAAGTGCGACCGGCAGGGCCGCTTCTGGGCCGGCAGCATGGACTTCGACTGCCAGGCCCCCACGGGCGCGCTCTACCGCTTCGATGCCGACGGCAGCTGCACGCGCCACGACGACGGCTTCGCGGTGACGAACGGGCCGACTTGGTCGCTCGACGAGCGCACGATGTACTTCAACGCCACGGTCGAGGGCTGCATCTACGCCTATGACTTCGACGCCGCGGCCGGCACGGTGCGCAACAAGCGCGTGTGGCTGCGCTTCGGCGAGGGCGAGGGCCTGCCCGACGGCATGACCACCGACGCGGCCGGCCGGCTCTGGATCGCGCGCTGGGGCGGCCACTGCGTGAGCTGCCACGACCCCGAGAGCGGCGCCGAGCTGGCGCGCATCACGCTGCCCGCCAGCCAGGTGACCGACTGCGCCTTCGGCGGCGAAGACCTCTGCACGCTCTACATCAGCACCGCGCGCACCGGCCTGTCGGACCCAGCGCTCGCGGCCGAGCCGCTCGCGGGCGGCCTGTTCAGCGTGCGCATCGGCAGCCCGGGTCTGCCGGCCGCGCTGTTCGCGGGCTGA
- a CDS encoding SDR family oxidoreductase, with amino-acid sequence MTENASSQQRQQQHAIHPSLAGRTVFVTGGGSGIGAAIVAAFAAQGARVAFVDIAEAESAALAQRIAAAGHAAPWWRTCDVRDIAALQKAIADAAAELGDFAVLVNNVASDDRHTLESVTPDYYDNRMAINERPALFAIQSVVPGMKRLGFGSVVNLGSTGWQTKGSGYPCYAIAKSSVNGLTRGLAVELGKHRIRINTVSPGWVMTERQVNLWLDAEGEQALQRNQCLPDKLMPEDIAHMVLFLASDDARMCTAQEFTVDAGWT; translated from the coding sequence ATGACAGAAAACGCCTCTTCGCAGCAGCGGCAGCAGCAGCACGCGATCCATCCCAGCCTCGCGGGGCGCACGGTCTTCGTGACCGGCGGCGGCAGCGGCATCGGCGCGGCCATTGTGGCCGCGTTCGCGGCGCAGGGCGCGCGCGTCGCCTTCGTCGACATCGCCGAGGCCGAGAGCGCCGCGCTCGCGCAGCGCATCGCTGCGGCGGGCCATGCCGCGCCGTGGTGGCGCACCTGCGACGTGCGCGACATCGCGGCGCTGCAGAAGGCCATTGCCGACGCGGCCGCCGAGCTCGGCGACTTCGCGGTGCTGGTCAACAACGTCGCGAGCGACGACCGCCACACGCTCGAATCGGTCACGCCGGACTACTACGACAACCGCATGGCCATCAACGAGCGCCCCGCGCTGTTCGCGATCCAGTCGGTGGTGCCGGGCATGAAGCGGCTGGGCTTCGGCTCCGTCGTCAACCTCGGCTCCACGGGCTGGCAGACCAAGGGCTCGGGCTATCCCTGCTACGCGATCGCGAAGTCCTCGGTCAACGGCCTCACGCGCGGCCTGGCGGTGGAGCTGGGCAAGCACCGCATCCGCATCAACACCGTCTCGCCCGGCTGGGTGATGACCGAGCGGCAGGTCAACCTGTGGCTCGATGCCGAGGGCGAACAGGCCCTGCAGCGCAACCAGTGCCTGCCCGACAAGCTGATGCCCGAAGACATCGCGCACATGGTGCTGTTCCTCGCCTCCGACGACGCCAGGATGTGCACGGCGCAGGAGTTCACGGTGGACGCGGGCTGGACTTGA
- the mmsA gene encoding multiple monosaccharide ABC transporter ATP-binding protein gives MAAERPACILEMRGITKTFPGVKALSNVNLAVRAGEIHAVVGENGAGKSTLMKVLSGVYPCDSYTGEIHFEGEQRRFRGIADSERLGIIIIHQELALVPLLSIAENIFLGNEIASGGVIDWFAAYAKTRELLAKVGLAESPTTLVTDLGVGKQQLVEIAKALAKEVKLLILDEPTASLNENDSDALLMLLLELKRQGIASILISHKLNEIAKVADSITVLRDGATVETMDCRTQPISEDRIIRGMVGRDMAHRYPQRTPKIGETVFEVRDWRVHHALHADREQIKGVDLHVRRGEIVGIAGLMGAGRTELAMSIFGRSYGQRISGTVLMHGQPVDVGTVRKAIDHGIAYVTEDRKGLGLVLEENIQKNVSLANLDAVSRSSVIDDAREFKVANDYRKALRIRCSGVEQLVVNLSGGNQQKVVLSKWLFTQPELLILDEPTRGIDVGAKYEIYTIIDQLASEGKGILMISSELPELLGMCDRIYVMNEGRFVAEFPAAEASQERIMHAIVSAGSSVHLPVEPSA, from the coding sequence ATGGCAGCGGAGCGGCCCGCCTGCATCCTCGAGATGCGCGGCATCACCAAGACGTTCCCGGGCGTGAAGGCGCTCTCGAACGTGAACCTGGCGGTGCGCGCGGGCGAGATCCATGCCGTGGTCGGCGAGAACGGCGCGGGCAAGTCGACGCTCATGAAGGTGCTGAGCGGCGTCTACCCGTGCGACTCCTACACCGGCGAGATCCACTTCGAGGGCGAGCAGCGCCGGTTCCGCGGCATCGCCGACAGCGAGCGGCTCGGCATCATCATCATCCACCAGGAGCTGGCGCTGGTGCCGCTGCTCTCGATCGCCGAGAACATCTTCCTCGGCAACGAGATCGCCAGCGGCGGCGTGATCGACTGGTTCGCCGCCTACGCGAAGACGCGCGAGCTGCTCGCCAAGGTGGGCCTGGCCGAATCGCCCACCACGCTCGTGACCGACCTCGGCGTGGGCAAGCAGCAACTGGTGGAGATCGCCAAGGCGCTCGCGAAGGAGGTGAAGCTGCTGATCCTCGACGAGCCCACCGCAAGCCTGAACGAGAACGACAGCGATGCGCTGCTCATGCTGCTGCTCGAACTCAAGCGCCAGGGCATCGCCTCGATCCTGATCTCGCACAAGCTCAACGAGATCGCCAAGGTGGCCGACTCGATCACGGTGCTGCGCGACGGCGCCACGGTCGAGACCATGGACTGCCGCACGCAGCCGATCAGCGAGGACCGCATCATCCGCGGCATGGTCGGGCGCGACATGGCGCACCGCTATCCGCAGCGCACGCCGAAGATCGGCGAGACCGTGTTCGAGGTGCGCGACTGGCGCGTGCACCATGCGCTGCATGCCGACCGCGAGCAGATCAAGGGCGTGGACCTGCACGTGCGCCGCGGCGAGATCGTCGGCATCGCGGGCCTGATGGGCGCGGGGCGCACCGAACTCGCGATGAGCATCTTCGGCCGCTCCTACGGCCAGCGCATCAGCGGCACGGTGTTGATGCACGGCCAGCCGGTCGACGTGGGCACGGTGCGCAAGGCCATCGACCACGGCATCGCCTACGTGACCGAGGACCGCAAGGGCCTGGGGCTGGTGCTCGAGGAGAACATCCAGAAGAACGTGAGCCTCGCCAATCTGGATGCAGTGTCGCGCTCGTCGGTGATCGACGATGCGCGCGAGTTCAAGGTGGCGAACGACTACCGCAAGGCGCTGCGCATCCGCTGTTCGGGCGTGGAGCAGCTGGTGGTCAACCTGTCGGGCGGCAACCAGCAGAAGGTGGTGCTGAGCAAATGGCTCTTCACGCAGCCCGAACTGCTGATCCTCGACGAGCCCACGCGCGGCATCGACGTGGGCGCCAAGTACGAGATCTACACCATCATCGACCAGCTCGCGAGCGAGGGCAAAGGCATTCTCATGATTTCTTCCGAACTTCCCGAGCTGCTCGGGATGTGCGACCGCATCTACGTGATGAACGAGGGCCGCTTCGTGGCCGAGTTTCCGGCGGCCGAGGCCTCGCAGGAGCGCATCATGCACGCCATCGTGAGCGCGGGGAGTTCGGTCCATCTGCCCGTGGAGCCATCGGCATGA
- a CDS encoding aldehyde dehydrogenase family protein encodes MIHGELHQNVRQYINGRWETSATTGVSANPSDTSEVVAEYARADRRQVDSAIRAAADAFGHWSHSTPQRRADVLDRIGTELLARRDELGLLLAREVGKTLPEAVAEATRAGQIFKFFAGEALRAGGENMASVRAGVQVDVTREPVGVTGLITPWNSPLAVPATKIAPALAHGNSVVFKPAELVPACGWTLAEIISRAALPAGVFNLVMGSGREAGQAMVDSPLVDALSFTGSARNGERILQAAAARRAKVQLEMGGKNALVVLADADLDHAVDCAVQGAYFSNGQRCTASSRLIVEAAVHDAFVAKLRDRLKTLKIGHALERGVDIGPLADEVRLARSLAWVEIAREEGAEHVWGGEPLVRATTGHYMSPALFLARPAHRIAREEIFGPLACVLRAADYDEALALCNDTPSGLSAGICTNSLKHAMHFRRHAEVGMTMVNLPTAGVDFHVPFGGRKGSGYGPREQGRHAAEFYTTVKTGYMRA; translated from the coding sequence GTGATCCACGGCGAGCTCCATCAGAACGTGCGGCAGTACATCAATGGCCGCTGGGAAACCAGCGCGACCACGGGTGTGAGCGCCAATCCCTCGGACACCAGCGAAGTGGTGGCGGAGTACGCACGGGCCGACCGGCGGCAGGTCGATTCGGCGATCCGCGCCGCGGCCGACGCCTTCGGCCACTGGAGCCACAGCACGCCGCAGCGCCGCGCCGACGTGCTCGACCGCATCGGCACCGAGCTGCTCGCGCGCCGCGACGAGCTGGGCCTGCTGCTGGCGCGCGAGGTCGGCAAGACCCTGCCCGAGGCGGTGGCCGAGGCCACGCGCGCGGGCCAGATCTTCAAGTTCTTCGCGGGCGAGGCGCTGCGCGCGGGCGGCGAGAACATGGCGTCCGTGCGCGCCGGCGTGCAGGTCGACGTGACGCGCGAACCCGTGGGCGTGACCGGGCTCATCACGCCCTGGAACTCGCCGCTCGCGGTGCCCGCGACCAAGATCGCGCCGGCGCTCGCGCACGGCAACAGCGTGGTCTTCAAGCCGGCCGAACTGGTGCCGGCCTGCGGCTGGACCCTGGCCGAGATCATCAGCCGCGCCGCATTGCCCGCGGGCGTGTTCAACCTCGTGATGGGCAGCGGCCGCGAGGCCGGCCAGGCCATGGTCGACAGCCCGCTGGTCGATGCGCTGAGCTTCACCGGCTCGGCGCGCAACGGCGAGCGCATCCTGCAGGCGGCGGCCGCGCGTCGCGCCAAGGTGCAGCTCGAGATGGGCGGCAAGAACGCGCTCGTGGTGCTGGCCGATGCCGACCTCGACCATGCGGTCGATTGCGCGGTGCAGGGCGCCTACTTCTCGAACGGCCAGCGCTGCACCGCATCGAGCCGGCTGATCGTCGAGGCCGCGGTGCACGACGCCTTCGTCGCGAAGCTGCGCGACCGGCTCAAGACGCTGAAGATCGGCCATGCGCTCGAACGCGGCGTCGACATCGGCCCGCTGGCCGACGAGGTGCGGCTCGCGCGCAGCCTGGCCTGGGTCGAGATCGCGCGCGAGGAGGGCGCCGAGCACGTCTGGGGCGGCGAGCCGCTCGTGCGCGCCACCACCGGCCATTACATGAGCCCGGCGCTCTTCCTCGCGCGGCCCGCGCACCGCATCGCGCGCGAGGAGATCTTCGGCCCCCTGGCCTGCGTGCTGCGCGCGGCCGACTACGACGAGGCGCTGGCGCTGTGCAACGACACGCCCTCGGGCCTGAGCGCGGGCATCTGCACCAACTCGCTCAAGCACGCGATGCATTTCAGGCGCCATGCCGAAGTGGGCATGACGATGGTCAATCTGCCGACCGCGGGGGTGGACTTCCACGTGCCCTTCGGCGGCCGCAAGGGGTCGGGCTACGGGCCGCGCGAACAAGGGCGCCACGCCGCGGAGTTCTACACGACGGTCAAGACCGGCTACATGCGGGCCTGA
- a CDS encoding LysR family transcriptional regulator, which produces MNNYNHWFIRARLKTRQLLLLVALAEEGNIHRAAQVLNMTQPAASKLLKDLEDVLEVPLFERLPRGMRPTWYGETMIRHARVALASLNQAHDELTALKAGRFGQVNVGAITAPGLTLMPPAVAMVKREQPDLRVSLEIETSPVLLERLEQGTLDILVARLFAEHDKSQLRYEALTEEPVCALVRPGHPLLGVSGLTLRDVVGAGWIVPPAGSVLRHRFDLMFQEEGLAPPANIIESPALLFITRMLQQSDMVAVLATDVARYYAAHGIVSLLPLDMPCHMDAFGIITRTDRLLSPAAKVMMKALKTASLSVYGRKLEID; this is translated from the coding sequence ATGAACAACTACAACCACTGGTTCATCCGTGCGCGCCTCAAGACGCGGCAATTGCTGCTGCTCGTGGCGCTGGCGGAGGAAGGCAACATCCACCGCGCCGCGCAGGTGCTCAACATGACGCAGCCCGCGGCGTCCAAGCTGCTCAAGGACCTGGAGGACGTGCTGGAGGTGCCGCTGTTCGAGCGGCTGCCGCGCGGCATGCGGCCGACCTGGTACGGCGAGACCATGATCCGCCATGCGCGCGTGGCGCTCGCGAGCCTGAACCAGGCGCACGACGAGCTCACCGCGCTCAAGGCCGGCCGCTTCGGGCAGGTGAACGTGGGCGCGATCACCGCGCCGGGCCTCACGCTGATGCCGCCCGCGGTGGCGATGGTGAAGCGCGAACAGCCCGACCTGCGCGTCTCGCTCGAGATCGAGACCAGCCCGGTGCTGCTGGAGCGGCTGGAACAGGGCACGCTCGACATCCTGGTGGCCCGGCTCTTCGCCGAGCACGACAAGTCGCAGCTGCGCTACGAGGCGCTGACCGAGGAGCCGGTGTGCGCGCTGGTGCGGCCCGGCCATCCGCTGCTGGGCGTGAGCGGCCTCACGCTGCGCGACGTGGTGGGCGCGGGCTGGATCGTGCCGCCCGCGGGCAGCGTGCTGCGCCACCGCTTCGACCTGATGTTCCAGGAGGAAGGCCTCGCGCCCCCCGCCAACATCATCGAGAGCCCGGCGCTGCTCTTCATCACCCGCATGCTGCAGCAGAGCGACATGGTGGCGGTGCTCGCGACCGACGTGGCGCGCTACTACGCGGCGCACGGCATCGTGTCGCTGCTGCCACTCGACATGCCCTGCCACATGGACGCCTTCGGCATCATCACGCGCACCGACCGGCTGCTGTCGCCCGCGGCCAAGGTGATGATGAAGGCGCTGAAGACGGCGAGCCTGAGCGTGTATGGGCGGAAGCTGGAGATCGATTGA